The Nicotiana tabacum cultivar K326 chromosome 14, ASM71507v2, whole genome shotgun sequence genome contains a region encoding:
- the LOC107781534 gene encoding ATP sulfurylase 1, chloroplastic: MATMASLFLKTPGPSQSLPKTQKTHFVLPLNYPVSYSWRSKFRAVPGARIRCGPLIEPDGGKLMDLVVEEPQRDLKRRQALSLPQIKLSKIDIQWVHVLSEGWASPLNGFMRESEFLQTLHFNSLRLGDGGSVVNMSVPIVLAIDDSHKNRIGGSSSVALVDDKDKLIAILNDVEIYKHNKEERIARTWGTTAPGLPYADEAITHAGNWLIGGDLEVIEPIKYDDGLDRFRLSPAELRDEFTRRNADAVFAFQLRNPVHNGHALLMTDTRRRLLEMGYKNPVLLLHPLGGYTKADDVPLQWRMRQHEKVLEDGVLDPETTVVSIFPSPMHYAGPTEVQWHAKARINAGANFYIVGRDPAGMGHPLEKRDLYDADHGKKVLSMAPGLERLNILPFKVAAYDKTQNRMAFFDPSRTQDFLFISGTKMRSLAKNKESPPDGFMCPGGWKILVEYYDSLTPAGNGRVPEPVPV, encoded by the exons ATGGCGACTATGGCTTCTCTTTTTCTCAAAACCCCAGGTCCATCTCAATCTTTACCCAAAACCCAGAAAACCCATTTCGTGTTACCCCTCAATTACCCTGTTTCGTATTCGTGGCGTTCCAAGTTCCGTGCCGTACCCGGGGCCCGAATCCGATGCGGGCCGCTGATTGAGCCCGACGGCGGAAAGCTCATGGACCTCGTCGTCGAGGAGCCACAGAGAGATTTGAAGAGGAGACAGGCTTTGTCTCTTCCGCAAATCAAGCTGTCAAAGATTGATATCCAATGGGTTCACGTGCTCAGCGAGGGCTGGGCCAGCCCGTTGAATGGATTCATGAGAGAATCCGAGTTCCTCCAAACTCTTCATTTTAATTCGCTCCGACTCGGTGACGGCGGCTCAGTCGTCAACATGTCGGTGCCGATTGTGTTAGCCATCGATGATTCTCATAAGAATAGGATCGGTGGGTCTTCCAGTGTTGCCCTTGTTGATGACAAGGATAAGCTTATTGCCATTCTTAACGA TGTTGAGATCTACAAGCATAATAAAGAAGAACGGATAGCCAGAACTTGGGGAACAACTGCCCCAGGTCTACCTTACGCAGATGAAGCAATAACTCATGCTGGAAACTGGCTAATTGGTGGTGATTTGGAAGTTATAGAACCAATCAAGTACGATGATGGTCTTGACAGGTTCCGGCTTTCCCCTGCTGAACTTCGAGATGAGTTTACGAGGCGCAATGCAGATGCAGTGTTTGCTTTTCAACTCAGAAATCCAGTGCATAATGGCCACGCATTATTGATGACAGACACACGTCGTCGACTTCTTGAGATGGGATACAAGAATCCTGTCCTTTTGCTTCATCCTCTGGGAGGTTACACAAAGGCAGATGATGTTCCACTTCAGTGGCGAATGAGGCAACATGAGAAG GTACTTGAAGATGGGGTGCTTGACCCAGAGACTACTGTGGTCTCTATATTTCCATCTCCTATGCACTATGCTGGTCCAACTGAGGTGCAATGGCACGCAAAGGCGCGCATCAATGCAGGAGCTAACTTTTACATTGTGGGCCGGGATCCAGCTGGGATGGGCCATCCATTGGAGAAGAGAGATTTGTATGATGCAGATCACGGAAAGAAGGTACTCAGTATGGCCCCCGGGTTAGAGCGGCTGAATATCTTGCCTTTCAAG GTGGCTGCATATGATAAGACTCAGAATAGAATGGCATTCTTTGATCCCTCTAGGACTCAAGACTTTCTCTTCATATCAGGCACCAAG ATGCGATCCCTTGCAAAGAATAAAGAGAGCCCTCCAGATGGTTTTATGTGCCCTGGTGGTTGGAAGATCTTGGTGGAATACTATGATAGTTTGACTCCAGCCGGGAACGGCAGAGTTCCTGAACCTGTCCCAGTTTGA